The following proteins come from a genomic window of Labeo rohita strain BAU-BD-2019 chromosome 25, IGBB_LRoh.1.0, whole genome shotgun sequence:
- the si:ch211-269c21.2 gene encoding carbohydrate sulfotransferase 8, which translates to MSGLVKDNSFDEKSAKVIFYQAQAIRKEPCLYCPDKDKHSDPAEDNFPRPAQPVQLPVFPWVQRSSLINPRDMAAAHVTKSHRKLLLKSGLLVQQLNADPPGQIKENPERLTQVQRSRQRLMREVCAKYTSGSTKQTITRMHVSRIYVEDKHKLLYCEVPKAGCSNWKRVLMVLQGLASSTGEIQHDEVHYGNHLKRLDSFGQKGIIRRLKTYTKVLFLREPFERLVSAFRDKFESPNSYYHPVFGKPIISKYRSNATQHALRTGAGVTFKEFIQYLLDVHRPVGMDIHWEPVGHLCSPCLLDYDFIGKFETLEEEANFLLRSIGAPSNLTFPSFKDRNPNAERTSLGITRRYFAQLNVTERQRAYDFYYMDYLMFNYSKPFKDLY; encoded by the exons ATGTCCGGGTTAGTCAAGGACAACAGCTTCGATGAAAAGA GTGCAAAGGTCATATTCTACCAAGCACAGGCCATAAGAAAG GAACCGTGTCTTTATTGTCCAGACAAGGACAAACACTCTGATCCAGCAGAAGACAACTTTCCTAGACCTGCACAACCAGTGCAGCTTCCAGTCTTCCCATGGGTCCAGCGTTCCTCTCTAATCAACCCCAGAGACATGGCTGCTGCCCATGTCACAAAGAGCCACCGTAAACTCCTCCTTAAGAGCGGCCTGCTTGTCCAGCAGCTCAACGCTGACCCTCCTGGCCAGATCAAGGAGAACCCAGAGCGACTGACTCAGGTGCAGCGGTCCCGTCAGAGGCTGATGAGGGAAGTCTGTGCCAAATACACAAGCGGAAGCACCAAACAAACCATAACCCGCATGCACGTGTCCCGTATCTATGTGGAGGACAAGCACAAACTCCTCTACTGTGAGGTGCCCAAGGCGGGCTGCTCTAACTGGAAGAGGGTGCTTATGGTGCTTCAAGGTCTCGCTTCTTCCACTGGAGAGATCCAGCATGACGAGGTGCATTATGGGAATCATCTCAAGCGTCTGGACTCGTTCGGTCAAAAGGGCATCATTCGTCGTCTGAAGACCTACACCAAAGTCCTCTTCCTGAGGGAACCTTTCGAAAGGCTAGTGTCTGCTTTTCGGGACAAGTTCGAGAGTCCAAACTCGTACTACCACCCAGTGTTCGGGAAGCCCATCATCTCAAAATACCGTAGCAATGCAACACAGCACGCCTTGCGCACGGGAGCAGGCGTGACCTTCAAGGAATTCATCCAGTATCTCTTAGATGTGCATCGGCCCGTTGGCATGGACATCCACTGGGAGCCCGTAGGACATCTTTGCAGCCCATGCCTGCTAGACTATGATTTCATTGGGAAATTTGAGACTCTGGAGGAAGAAGCCAATTTCCTTTTGAGAAGTATCGGCGCTCCTAGCAATTTAACATTCCCTAGTTTTAAAGACAGGAACCCTAATGCAGAAAGGACATCGTTGGGTATCACAAGGAGATATTTTGCACAACTAAATGTGACGGAGAGACAAAGAGCGTATGACTTTTACTACATGGACTATTTGATGTTCAACTACTCCAAACCATTTAAAGATTTATACTGA